A genomic stretch from Oncorhynchus gorbuscha isolate QuinsamMale2020 ecotype Even-year linkage group LG20, OgorEven_v1.0, whole genome shotgun sequence includes:
- the slc31a2 gene encoding probable low affinity copper uptake protein 2 yields MSMTFEAGSSVTLLFHFWDVQGPAGMVLSVFVVLLLTVFYELLKVWRVWLGKRPSPFHSSDCRGSSTALASSLSVSSLAPMEQTAPTLSPTNRWLLRGIQTALHILQVTLGYMLMLCVMSYNTWIFLGVILGSVLGYFIGFPLLGQI; encoded by the exons ATGTCT ATGACCTTTGAGGCAGGGAGCAGCGTGACGCTGCTGTTCCACTTCTGGGATGTGCAAGGACCTGCAG GGATGGTGCTGTCGGTGTTCGTGGTCCTCCTGTTGACAGTGTTCTACGAGCTGCTTAAGGTGTGGAGGGTCTGGCTGGGGAAGCgcccctctcccttccactcCTCAGACTGCCGGGGAAGCAGCACTGCATTAGCCAGTAGCCTGTCGGTGTCCTCTCTGGCCCCCATGGAACAGActgcccccactctctcccccacgAACAG ATGGCTTCTCCGTGGGATCCAGACAGCCCTGCACATCCTGCAGGTAACCCTTGGCTACATGCTGATGTTGTGTGTCATGTCCTACAACACCTGGATCTTCCTGGGGGTCATCTTGGGCTCCGTCCTGGGATACTTCATAGGGTTCCCGCTACTGGGTCAAATCTGA